From the genome of Glycine max cultivar Williams 82 chromosome 2, Glycine_max_v4.0, whole genome shotgun sequence, one region includes:
- the PIP1-10 gene encoding probable aquaporin PIP-type 7a isoform X2 has product MEGKEQDVSLGANKFPERQPIGTAAQSQDDGKDYQEPAPAPLVDPTEFTSWSFYRAGIAEFVATFLFLYITVLTVMGVAGAKSKCSTVGIQGIAWAFGGMIFALVYCTAGISGGHINPAVTFGLFLARKLSLPRAIFYIVMQCLGAICGAGVVKGFEGKTKYGTLNGGANFVAPGYTKGDGLGAEIVGTFVLVYTVFSATDAKRNARDSHVPILAPLPIGFAVFLVHLATIPITGTGINPARSLGAAIIFNKDLGWDDHWIFWVGPFIGAALAALYHQVVIRAIPFKSK; this is encoded by the exons atGGAGGGGAAGGAGCAGGATGTGTCGCTGGGAGCGAACAAGTTCCCGGAGAGACAGCCGATTGGGACGGCGGCGCAGAGCCAAGACGACGGCAAGGACTACCAGGAGCCGGCGCCGGCGCCACTGGTTGACCCGACGGAGTTTACGTCATGGTCCTTTTACAGAGCAGGGATAGCAGAGTTTGTGGCCACTTTTCTGTTTCTATACATCACTGTCTTAACCGTCATGGGAGTCGCCGGGGCTAAGTCTAAGTGCAGTACCGTTGGGATTCAAGGAATCGCTTGGGCCTTCGGTGGCATGATCTTCGCCCTCGTTTACTGCACCGCTGGCATCTCAG GGGGACACATAAACCCGGCGGTGACATTTGGGCTGTTTTTGGCGAGGAAGTTGTCGTTGCCCAGGGCGATTTTCTACATTGTAATGCAATGCTTGGGTGCTATTTGTGGCGCTGGCGTGGTGAAGGGTTTCGAGGGGAAAACAAAATACGGTACGTTGAATGGTGGTGCCAACTTTGTTGCCCCTGGTTACACCAAGGGTGATGGTCTTGGTGCTGAGATTGTTGGCACTTTCGTCCTTGTTTACACCGTTTTCTCCGCCACCGATGCCAAACGTAACGCCAGAGACTCTCACGTCCCC ATTTTGGCACCTTTGCCTATTGGGTTCGCGGTGTTCTTGGTTCACTTGGCAACCATCCCTATCACCGGCACTGGTATCAACCCTGCTCGTAGTCTTGGTGCTGCTATCATCTTCAACAAGGACCTTGGTTGGGATGATCAC TGGATCTTCTGGGTGGGACCTTTCATTGGTGCTGCACTTGCAGCACTCTACCACCAGGTCGTAATCAGGGCCATTCCCTTCAAGTCCAAGTGA
- the PIP1-10 gene encoding probable aquaporin PIP-type 7a isoform X1 — MEGKEQDVSLGANKFPERQPIGTAAQSQDDGKDYQEPAPAPLVDPTEFTSWSFYRAGIAEFVATFLFLYITVLTVMGVAGAKSKCSTVGIQGIAWAFGGMIFALVYCTAGISGGHINPAVTFGLFLARKLSLPRAIFYIVMQCLGAICGAGVVKGFEGKTKYGTLNGGANFVAPGYTKGDGLGAEIVGTFVLVYTVFSATDAKRNARDSHVPVSPPPSVENLFNCFFSLKKKYYFCGLNLIVWVEYMSRFWHLCLLGSRCSWFTWQPSLSPALVSTLLVVLVLLSSSTRTLVGMITGSSGWDLSLVLHLQHSTTRS; from the exons atGGAGGGGAAGGAGCAGGATGTGTCGCTGGGAGCGAACAAGTTCCCGGAGAGACAGCCGATTGGGACGGCGGCGCAGAGCCAAGACGACGGCAAGGACTACCAGGAGCCGGCGCCGGCGCCACTGGTTGACCCGACGGAGTTTACGTCATGGTCCTTTTACAGAGCAGGGATAGCAGAGTTTGTGGCCACTTTTCTGTTTCTATACATCACTGTCTTAACCGTCATGGGAGTCGCCGGGGCTAAGTCTAAGTGCAGTACCGTTGGGATTCAAGGAATCGCTTGGGCCTTCGGTGGCATGATCTTCGCCCTCGTTTACTGCACCGCTGGCATCTCAG GGGGACACATAAACCCGGCGGTGACATTTGGGCTGTTTTTGGCGAGGAAGTTGTCGTTGCCCAGGGCGATTTTCTACATTGTAATGCAATGCTTGGGTGCTATTTGTGGCGCTGGCGTGGTGAAGGGTTTCGAGGGGAAAACAAAATACGGTACGTTGAATGGTGGTGCCAACTTTGTTGCCCCTGGTTACACCAAGGGTGATGGTCTTGGTGCTGAGATTGTTGGCACTTTCGTCCTTGTTTACACCGTTTTCTCCGCCACCGATGCCAAACGTAACGCCAGAGACTCTCACGTCCCCGTAAGCCCCCCACCCTCTGTCGAAAATCTCTTTAATTGCTTTTtttcgttaaaaaaaaaatactatttttgtgGACTAAACCTAATTGTGTGGGTTGAATATATGAGTAGATTTTGGCACCTTTGCCTATTGGGTTCGCGGTGTTCTTGGTTCACTTGGCAACCATCCCTATCACCGGCACTGGTATCAACCCTGCTCGTAGTCTTGGTGCTGCTATCATCTTCAACAAGGACCTTGGTTGGGATGATCAC TGGATCTTCTGGGTGGGACCTTTCATTGGTGCTGCACTTGCAGCACTCTACCACCAGGTCGTAA
- the LOC100776313 gene encoding glycosylinositol phosphorylceramide mannosyl transferase 1 yields MRGSCWWNRRTEQRFRLLAISTVKSLKIKLLLCCCVAFTLLAFSTSASSFVLWINNQTPPPPPRFPDSRKGYSIVMNTWKRYDLLKQSIKHYSSCPRLESVHIVWSEPDPPSDNLLKFLHHVVKSKSKDGRYVKLRFDINKEDSLNNRFKEIKDLETDAVFSIDDDVIFPCSTVEFAFDVWQSAPDTMVGFVPRVHWVDSMEGNDNKFIYGGWWSVWWTGTYSMVLSKAAFFHKKYFNIYTNEMPSSIREYVTKNRNCEDIAMSFLVANATGAPPIWVKGKIFEIGSTGISSLGGHSERRTECVNRFAAVYGRMPLVSTSVKAVDSRNIWFW; encoded by the exons ATGAGAGGGAGCTGCTGGTGGAACCGTCGGACAGAGCAGCGCTTCCGCCTACTCGCGATCTCCACCGTTAAATCACTCAAGATCAAGCTTCTCCTCTGTTGCTGCGTCGCCTTCACGCTTCTCGCGTTTTCCACAAGCGCTTCTTCCTTCGTCCTATGGATCAACAACCAAACGCCGCCTCCACCTCCTCGCTTCCCCGATTCCAG GAAAGGGTATTCTATAGTAATGAACACATGGAAGAGATATGATCTTCTAAAGCAGTCCATCAAGCATTATTCATCGTGTCCTCGACTTGAATCAGTACATATCGTGTGGAGTGAACCTGATCCTCCGTCagataatcttttaaaatttctgCACCACGTTGTAAAGTCCAAGTCTAAAGATGGAAGATATGTGAAATTGAGGTTTGATATCAACAAGGAAGACAGTTTGAACAAtagatttaaagaaattaaggatTTGGAGACAGATGCTGTCTTTTCTATTGATGATGATGTCATATTTCCTTGCTCTACGGTGGAATTTGCATTTGATGTTTGGCAAAGTGCACCTGATACAATGGTTGGATTTGTACCTCGTGTCCATTGGGTGGATTCAATG GAAGGTAATGACAACAAATTTATATATGGCGGATGGTGGTCTGTGTGGTGGACAGGTACATATAGCATGGTGCTTTCCAAGGCAGCATTCTTTCACAAAAAGTATTTCAATATCTACACAAATGAAATGCCATCATCAATTAGAGAATATGTAACCAAGAACAG GAATTGTGAAGATATTGCAATGTCTTTCCTTGTTGCAAATGCTACTGGTGCACCCCCCATATGGGTTAAAG GTAAAATATTCGAGATTGGATCGACTGGAATCAGTAGTTTGGGAGGTCACAGTGAAAGAAGAACAGAATGCGTCAACAGATTTGCTGCCGTGTATGGGCGGATGCCCTTGGTATCTACTTCAGTTAAGGCTGTTGATAGCCGCAATATCTGGTTTTGGTGA